From the Burkholderia glumae LMG 2196 = ATCC 33617 genome, one window contains:
- a CDS encoding UDP-3-O-acyl N-acetylglycosamine deacetylase: MTSTAPAGWQATQGTLASELVLDGHGLHTGRRVRVRILPAAGRQPATRGIRFRRLDGGRELASFAVDPALRRAQPLCTMLRGPDGVGVRTVEHLLAALLACEIDHATVELDAEEVPILDGSAAPWIAALRATGRHALAAPKRFIRVTRALAVTDGAGGARREMRLEPAPRYEMSVRNDLKGFGEMHWAGEMTPAAFAAEIAPSRSYGRVKWAVPAIVAGYLRGVPILRGARPSCTASIVGRRVLGGMRLPDEFVRHRVLDLVGDLAMAGAPLLARVSALRPSHEMNFRLVDALLSSPDAWEWAEFAA, from the coding sequence ATGACGAGCACCGCGCCGGCCGGCTGGCAGGCCACGCAGGGCACGCTCGCGAGCGAGCTCGTGCTGGACGGCCACGGCCTGCACACCGGCCGGCGCGTGCGGGTGCGGATCCTGCCCGCGGCGGGCAGGCAGCCTGCCACGCGCGGCATCCGGTTTCGCCGCCTGGACGGCGGCCGGGAGCTGGCCAGCTTCGCGGTCGATCCGGCGTTGCGCCGTGCCCAGCCGCTTTGCACCATGCTGCGCGGCCCCGACGGCGTGGGCGTGCGCACCGTCGAGCACCTGCTCGCGGCGCTGCTCGCCTGCGAGATCGACCATGCCACGGTCGAGCTCGACGCCGAGGAGGTGCCGATCCTCGACGGCAGCGCCGCGCCCTGGATCGCGGCGCTGCGCGCGACCGGCCGCCACGCGCTGGCCGCGCCGAAGCGCTTCATCCGCGTGACGCGTGCGCTCGCGGTGACCGACGGCGCGGGCGGCGCGCGCCGCGAGATGCGGCTCGAACCCGCGCCGCGCTACGAGATGAGCGTGCGCAACGACCTGAAGGGCTTCGGCGAGATGCACTGGGCCGGCGAGATGACGCCGGCCGCGTTCGCCGCCGAGATCGCGCCGTCGCGCTCCTACGGGCGCGTCAAGTGGGCGGTGCCGGCGATCGTCGCGGGCTACCTGCGCGGCGTGCCGATCCTGCGCGGCGCGCGGCCCTCCTGCACCGCGTCGATCGTCGGCCGCCGCGTGCTGGGCGGCATGCGCCTGCCCGACGAGTTCGTGCGCCACCGCGTGCTCGACCTGGTCGGCGACCTGGCGATGGCCGGCGCGCCGCTGCTCGCGCGCGTCTCGGCGTTGCGGCCGAGCCACGAAATGAACTTCCGGCTCGTCGATGCGCTGCTGTCCAGCCCCGATGCATGGGAGTGGGCCGAATTCGCGGCGTAA
- a CDS encoding aminotransferase class I/II-fold pyridoxal phosphate-dependent enzyme — MGLGDHLRQQLAAKALKRQLERVTEGGADTAPAPAPAAAGVHASPRSRFESMPQYQQLRIMREMGETLGVESPFFRVHDGLAGATTLIGGREYLNYANYNYLGLAGDATVTAHAKQAIDRYGTSASASRMVAGERPVQRDLEHALAAFYGTDDCVVFVSGHATNVTVIGSLFGQGDLIVHDSLAHNSIVQGAQLSGAKRLSFPHNDWRALDALLARVRHEYRNVLIAIEGLYSMDGDFPDLPKFVEIRKRHGAFLMVDEAHSLGVLGATGRGIREHFGVAAEDVDLWMGTLSKTLAGCGGFIAGCQPLTDMLRHLAPGFLYSVGLAPVLAAASLSALEILQREPQRVAQLRERGRQFLDEARAAGLDTGTSAGYAVVPVITGSSLKAARWANALFDEGINVQPIFYPAVEEKAARLRFFICSTHEPGQITRTVAALARLAR; from the coding sequence ATGGGACTGGGAGATCATCTCCGGCAGCAATTGGCTGCAAAGGCGCTCAAGCGCCAACTGGAGCGCGTGACCGAGGGCGGCGCGGACACCGCGCCGGCGCCGGCGCCGGCCGCGGCGGGCGTGCATGCCTCGCCGCGCAGCCGCTTCGAGTCGATGCCGCAATACCAGCAGCTCAGGATCATGCGCGAGATGGGCGAGACGCTCGGCGTCGAATCGCCGTTCTTCCGCGTCCATGACGGGCTTGCCGGCGCGACCACGCTGATCGGCGGGCGCGAGTACCTGAACTACGCGAACTACAACTACCTGGGCCTGGCGGGCGACGCCACGGTGACGGCGCACGCCAAGCAGGCCATCGACCGCTACGGCACCTCGGCCTCGGCGAGCCGCATGGTGGCGGGCGAGCGGCCCGTGCAGCGCGATCTCGAGCACGCGCTCGCGGCGTTCTACGGGACCGACGACTGCGTGGTGTTCGTGAGCGGCCACGCCACCAACGTGACCGTGATCGGCTCGCTGTTCGGGCAGGGCGACCTGATCGTCCATGATTCGCTCGCGCACAACAGCATCGTGCAGGGCGCGCAGCTGAGCGGCGCCAAGCGCCTGAGCTTCCCGCACAACGACTGGCGCGCGCTCGACGCGCTGCTGGCGCGCGTGCGCCACGAGTATCGCAACGTGCTGATCGCGATCGAGGGGCTCTACAGCATGGACGGCGATTTCCCCGATCTGCCGAAGTTCGTCGAGATCCGCAAGCGCCACGGCGCGTTCCTGATGGTTGACGAGGCGCATTCGCTCGGCGTGCTCGGCGCCACCGGGCGCGGCATCCGCGAGCATTTCGGGGTGGCCGCCGAGGACGTCGACCTGTGGATGGGCACGCTCAGCAAGACGCTGGCCGGCTGCGGCGGCTTCATCGCCGGCTGCCAGCCGCTCACCGACATGCTGCGCCATCTGGCGCCGGGCTTCCTCTACAGCGTCGGTCTCGCGCCGGTGCTCGCGGCCGCCTCGCTGAGCGCGCTCGAGATCCTGCAGCGCGAGCCGCAGCGCGTCGCGCAGCTGCGCGAGCGCGGCCGGCAGTTCCTCGACGAGGCGCGCGCCGCGGGCCTCGACACCGGCACCAGCGCAGGCTACGCGGTGGTGCCGGTGATCACCGGCAGCTCGCTGAAGGCGGCACGCTGGGCCAACGCGCTGTTCGACGAGGGCATCAACGTGCAGCCGATCTTCTATCCGGCCGTCGAGGAAAAAGCGGCGCGGCTGCGCTTCTTCATCTGCTCGACGCACGAGCCCGGGCAGATCACGCGCACCGTGGCCGCGCTGGCCCGGCTCGCGCGCTAG
- a CDS encoding GNAT family N-acetyltransferase produces MAAPLAGWTFRAARPEDAAACAPLILASGVREFGFFLGVPVEAMVAFLASAFASRHGRFSWRRHRVAVAPDGSVAGVLAAHDGRMIAFDDPHVAWLLLRRFGLRHTVASLLRGLVLEGELPAPKRSQTHVAHCAIDERWRGTGVFTALFEDTRRAGALGDGEGREVVLDVLLSNSRAAALYRRLGFVEQPRAQPVSPKLPPELESIRMRLGR; encoded by the coding sequence ATGGCGGCCCCGCTTGCCGGGTGGACCTTCCGTGCCGCGCGTCCCGAGGATGCCGCGGCCTGCGCGCCGCTGATCCTCGCCTCGGGCGTGCGCGAGTTCGGTTTCTTTCTCGGCGTGCCGGTCGAGGCGATGGTGGCGTTTCTCGCCAGCGCGTTCGCGTCGCGGCACGGCCGCTTCTCGTGGCGCCGGCATCGCGTCGCGGTGGCGCCCGACGGCAGCGTGGCGGGCGTGCTGGCCGCGCACGACGGGCGCATGATCGCGTTCGATGATCCGCACGTGGCCTGGTTGCTGCTGCGCCGCTTCGGGCTGCGCCACACGGTGGCGAGCCTGCTGCGCGGGCTCGTGCTCGAAGGTGAACTGCCGGCGCCGAAGCGCTCGCAGACGCACGTCGCGCATTGCGCGATTGACGAGCGCTGGCGTGGCACCGGCGTTTTCACGGCGCTGTTCGAGGATACCCGTCGCGCCGGCGCGCTGGGCGATGGCGAGGGCCGCGAAGTGGTGCTCGACGTGCTGCTGAGCAACTCGCGCGCGGCCGCGCTGTATCGGCGGCTCGGCTTCGTCGAGCAGCCGCGCGCGCAGCCGGTCTCGCCCAAATTGCCGCCCGAGCTCGAGTCGATCCGCATGCGGCTCGGGCGCTGA
- the ybgF gene encoding tol-pal system protein YbgF: MTHRFPWLRAAAAACVAGVALGAAPAHAGMFDDDEARRAVLDLRTRTDSLTNQLSAAQRTILDQSARLDQLNQQVATLRGQNEDLTNRLTTLERQQRDAYTDLDARLKKFEPQQTTVDGVEGTVQPGETDAFNAASQQFRSGDFKGAAASFRAFIAKYPQSPYQPVAQYWLGNAQYALRDYKGSTATWQALVKAYPQHPRAGDALVAIGTNQLEQGQKAAAKRTFEQVLSQFQGSSAAQAAQAKIESIK; the protein is encoded by the coding sequence ATGACGCACCGCTTCCCTTGGCTGCGTGCAGCCGCTGCGGCCTGCGTTGCCGGAGTCGCGCTCGGCGCGGCCCCGGCGCACGCCGGCATGTTCGATGACGACGAGGCTCGCCGCGCCGTGCTCGACCTGCGCACGCGCACCGACAGCCTGACGAACCAGCTCTCCGCCGCGCAGCGGACGATCCTCGATCAGTCCGCGCGTCTCGACCAGCTCAACCAGCAGGTCGCGACGCTGCGCGGCCAGAACGAGGATCTGACGAACCGTCTGACGACGCTCGAGCGCCAGCAGCGCGACGCCTACACCGATCTCGATGCGCGGCTCAAGAAGTTCGAGCCGCAGCAGACCACGGTGGACGGCGTCGAGGGTACGGTCCAGCCCGGGGAAACGGACGCGTTCAACGCGGCGTCGCAGCAGTTCCGCAGCGGCGACTTCAAGGGCGCGGCCGCTTCGTTCCGCGCCTTCATCGCGAAGTATCCGCAGAGCCCGTATCAGCCGGTCGCGCAGTACTGGCTCGGCAACGCCCAGTACGCGCTGCGCGACTACAAGGGCTCGACGGCCACCTGGCAGGCGCTCGTGAAGGCCTACCCGCAGCATCCGCGCGCCGGCGATGCGCTGGTGGCGATCGGCACCAACCAGCTCGAGCAGGGGCAGAAGGCGGCAGCCAAGCGCACCTTCGAGCAGGTCCTCTCGCAGTTCCAGGGGTCGAGCGCCGCGCAGGCGGCCCAGGCGAAGATCGAATCGATCAAGTGA
- the pal gene encoding peptidoglycan-associated lipoprotein Pal, protein MMTNKARLALAVMMISALAACKSGVKLDDKANQGNAISTQPNPNDVAQVSVDPLNDPNSPLAKRSVYFDFDSYSVSDQYQPLLQAHAQYLKSHPARHILIQGNTDERGTSEYNLALGQKRAEAVRRGLSLLGVPDSQMEAVSLGKEKPQATGHDEAAWAQNRRADIVYQQ, encoded by the coding sequence ATGATGACCAATAAAGCTCGCCTGGCACTCGCCGTAATGATGATCAGCGCGCTGGCCGCGTGTAAGTCGGGCGTCAAGCTCGACGACAAGGCCAACCAAGGCAACGCGATCAGCACGCAGCCGAACCCGAACGACGTCGCGCAAGTGAGCGTCGATCCGCTGAACGACCCGAACAGCCCGCTGGCGAAGCGCAGCGTCTACTTCGACTTCGACAGCTACTCGGTGTCGGACCAGTATCAGCCGCTGCTGCAAGCGCACGCGCAATACCTGAAGAGCCATCCGGCGCGTCACATCCTGATCCAGGGCAACACCGACGAGCGCGGCACGAGCGAGTACAACCTCGCGCTGGGCCAGAAGCGCGCGGAAGCGGTTCGCCGCGGCCTGTCGCTGCTGGGCGTGCCGGATTCGCAGATGGAAGCCGTGAGCCTGGGCAAGGAAAAGCCGCAAGCGACCGGCCACGACGAAGCCGCATGGGCGCAGAACCGCCGCGCGGACATCGTCTACCAACAGTAA
- the tolB gene encoding Tol-Pal system beta propeller repeat protein TolB — protein MSLMTKLGFRSLVASCLIAAGSAANAQVNVLITGVGSTQFPIATANFVNEAGLPQSVTAVVRADLARTGKFSNIDAGSTPISESAPVDYSAWKAKGANALVAGTVNREANGQVKVDFMLFDTVKQQSLGGLSLTATGDVEGMRKTGHKIADFIYQKLLGVRGVFSTRLSYVTHSGGKYRLLISDSDGENAIPALTSSEPIISPAWSPSGTKVAYVSFELRKPVVYIHDLPTGRRYVISNQKGNNSAPAWAPDGQTLAVALSLTGNTQIYSVSATGTGLRRLTQSSSIDTEPFYSPDGRWIYFTSDRGGQPQIYRMPAQGESAGAAQRVTFTGSYNTSPRVSPDGKLLAYISRTGGGFKLYVQDLQTGAANAVTNTTHDESPSFAANGQYILYATRAGGRSVLAAVPSDGSSPPQILPVQGGSFSEPSWGPFMQ, from the coding sequence ATGAGTTTGATGACGAAGCTGGGTTTCAGGTCACTCGTGGCCTCGTGTCTGATTGCGGCGGGCAGCGCCGCGAACGCGCAGGTCAACGTGCTCATCACGGGCGTCGGATCAACGCAGTTTCCGATCGCGACCGCGAATTTCGTCAACGAGGCGGGCCTGCCGCAATCGGTGACCGCGGTGGTGCGCGCCGATCTCGCTCGCACCGGCAAGTTCTCGAACATCGACGCGGGCAGCACGCCGATTTCCGAATCGGCGCCGGTCGACTACAGCGCCTGGAAGGCCAAGGGCGCCAACGCCCTGGTGGCGGGCACCGTGAACCGCGAGGCGAACGGCCAGGTGAAGGTCGACTTCATGCTGTTCGACACGGTCAAGCAGCAAAGCCTGGGCGGCCTGTCGCTGACGGCCACGGGCGACGTCGAGGGCATGCGCAAGACCGGCCACAAGATCGCCGACTTCATCTACCAGAAGCTGCTCGGCGTGCGTGGAGTGTTCAGCACGCGGCTGTCCTACGTGACGCACTCGGGCGGCAAGTATCGTCTGCTGATTTCCGATTCGGACGGCGAAAATGCGATACCGGCCCTGACCAGCTCCGAGCCGATCATCTCGCCGGCGTGGTCGCCGAGCGGCACGAAGGTTGCTTACGTGTCGTTCGAACTGCGCAAGCCGGTCGTCTACATCCACGACCTGCCGACCGGCCGCCGCTACGTGATTTCGAACCAGAAGGGCAACAACAGCGCACCGGCCTGGGCGCCGGACGGCCAGACCCTCGCGGTCGCGCTGTCGCTCACCGGCAATACGCAAATCTATTCGGTCAGCGCGACGGGCACCGGCCTGCGCCGGCTCACCCAGAGCAGCTCGATCGATACCGAACCTTTTTATTCTCCTGATGGCCGGTGGATCTATTTCACCAGCGATCGTGGTGGTCAACCGCAGATCTACCGGATGCCCGCGCAGGGCGAGAGTGCCGGTGCCGCGCAACGCGTGACCTTCACCGGCAGCTACAACACGAGCCCGCGGGTGAGCCCCGACGGCAAGCTGCTCGCGTACATCTCGCGCACCGGTGGCGGCTTCAAGCTGTATGTCCAGGATCTGCAGACCGGCGCCGCCAACGCGGTGACCAACACCACGCATGACGAGTCGCCGAGTTTCGCGGCAAACGGTCAGTACATTCTGTACGCGACCCGAGCCGGTGGCCGCAGCGTTCTTGCTGCCGTTCCTTCGGACGGCAGCTCGCCGCCGCAGATTCTGCCCGTCCAGGGCGGCTCGTTCAGCGAGCCGTCTTGGGGGCCATTCATGCAATGA
- the tolA gene encoding cell envelope integrity protein TolA encodes MNQRTRRSASPLQPPRERGTGRAFALAALMHVLLALFLYHGMQWQNSTPAGAEAELWSEVPDSPMPRPAPPPPPARVAPAPPPARDDEAEIALQEKRRKQQEAAARAAQLAEQRREQEKAQQEAEAKRAALAAQQLAQRQAAEKQRQAEKLRQQQLAEQQKKLEQQKLEQQRKQEQAQAQADAEKKEQAEKAAAAKAEAAAKAKAEAAAKAKADAAAKARLDKERQARLAQLQNQAGGGQGGGEGLARSGTGTGSGGNAASPGYADKVKRRVKPNIIWNGERSGLETRVQVRCSPNGDVLGVTVTRSSGNPGWDDAVVNAVRASTPLPPDVNGSTPSNITITFRAAE; translated from the coding sequence ATGAACCAACGCACCCGGCGCTCCGCTTCCCCGCTGCAGCCGCCTCGCGAGCGCGGCACGGGGCGGGCGTTCGCGCTCGCGGCACTGATGCACGTGCTGCTCGCGCTGTTCCTCTATCACGGCATGCAATGGCAGAACAGCACGCCGGCCGGCGCGGAAGCCGAGCTGTGGAGCGAGGTGCCCGACTCGCCGATGCCGCGCCCCGCCCCACCACCGCCGCCGGCACGGGTGGCGCCCGCGCCGCCGCCCGCCCGGGACGACGAGGCCGAGATCGCGCTGCAGGAAAAACGCCGCAAGCAGCAGGAAGCGGCCGCGCGCGCGGCGCAGCTCGCCGAGCAGCGGCGCGAGCAGGAAAAGGCCCAGCAGGAGGCCGAGGCCAAGCGCGCGGCGCTGGCCGCGCAGCAGCTCGCCCAACGGCAGGCGGCCGAGAAGCAGCGGCAGGCCGAGAAGCTGCGCCAGCAGCAGCTTGCCGAGCAGCAGAAGAAGCTCGAACAGCAGAAGCTCGAGCAGCAGCGCAAGCAGGAGCAAGCCCAGGCCCAGGCCGATGCCGAGAAGAAGGAACAGGCCGAGAAGGCCGCGGCGGCCAAGGCCGAAGCCGCGGCCAAGGCCAAGGCGGAAGCGGCCGCGAAGGCGAAGGCCGACGCCGCGGCCAAGGCGCGGCTCGACAAGGAGCGCCAGGCGCGCCTCGCGCAATTGCAGAACCAGGCGGGCGGCGGCCAGGGCGGCGGCGAAGGGCTGGCCCGCAGCGGCACCGGCACCGGCTCGGGCGGCAACGCCGCGTCGCCGGGCTACGCCGACAAGGTGAAGCGCCGCGTCAAGCCGAACATCATCTGGAACGGCGAGCGCAGCGGGCTCGAAACGCGCGTGCAGGTGCGCTGCTCGCCGAACGGCGACGTGCTCGGCGTCACCGTGACGCGATCGAGCGGCAATCCCGGCTGGGACGACGCGGTCGTCAACGCCGTGCGCGCCAGCACGCCGCTGCCGCCCGATGTTAACGGAAGCACCCCTTCGAACATTACGATTACGTTCCGGGCCGCAGAATGA
- the tolR gene encoding protein TolR, giving the protein MAGTPLRSSMRGGRSRRAMADINVVPYIDVMLVLLVIFMVTAPLVAPSIVNLPTVGNASPQEQTPPVVVNIQADGKMSVRYKSDAGASQEDTMTKAELDDFIASRQADHPDQPVVIAADKTVQYDAVMTVMSDLKARGVKRVGLLVKSQ; this is encoded by the coding sequence ATGGCCGGCACTCCCCTCCGTTCCAGCATGCGCGGCGGCCGCTCGCGCCGCGCGATGGCCGACATCAACGTCGTGCCTTACATCGACGTAATGCTGGTGCTGCTCGTGATCTTCATGGTCACGGCGCCGCTCGTCGCGCCGTCGATCGTGAACCTGCCCACCGTCGGCAATGCCTCGCCGCAGGAGCAGACGCCGCCCGTGGTCGTCAACATCCAGGCCGACGGCAAGATGAGCGTGCGCTACAAGAGCGACGCCGGCGCATCGCAGGAAGACACGATGACGAAGGCCGAGCTCGACGACTTCATCGCGTCGCGGCAGGCCGACCACCCCGACCAGCCGGTCGTGATCGCGGCCGACAAGACCGTCCAGTACGACGCGGTGATGACCGTGATGTCGGATCTGAAGGCGCGTGGCGTCAAGCGCGTGGGCCTCCTCGTCAAATCGCAATGA
- the tolQ gene encoding protein TolQ, with product MNSAQDLSIVSLVLNASVLAQAVMGLLLLLSLMSWTFIFRKWFALRRARRQTERFERDFWSGGDLQALYQSAANNRHTIGSLERIFESGMREFLKAKEKRISDPSLILDGARRAMRAAFQREMDMLEANLAFLASVGSVSPYIGLFGTVWGIMNSFRGLANVQQATLANVAPGIAEALVATAIGLFAAIPAVVAYNRYAHEIDRLASRFETFVEEFSNILQRQAQ from the coding sequence ATGAACTCTGCACAAGACCTGTCGATCGTTTCTCTCGTCCTCAATGCGAGCGTGCTTGCCCAGGCCGTGATGGGGCTGCTTCTGCTGCTGTCGCTGATGTCCTGGACGTTCATCTTCCGCAAATGGTTCGCGCTGCGCCGCGCGCGCAGGCAGACCGAGCGCTTCGAGCGCGACTTCTGGTCCGGCGGCGACCTGCAGGCCCTGTATCAGAGCGCGGCCAACAATCGCCATACGATCGGCTCGCTCGAGCGCATCTTCGAATCGGGCATGCGCGAGTTTCTGAAGGCGAAGGAAAAGCGCATCTCGGACCCGTCGCTGATCCTCGACGGCGCGCGCCGCGCGATGCGCGCCGCGTTCCAGCGCGAGATGGACATGCTCGAGGCCAACCTCGCGTTCCTCGCCTCGGTCGGCTCGGTCAGCCCGTACATCGGCCTGTTCGGCACCGTGTGGGGGATCATGAACTCGTTCCGCGGCCTCGCCAACGTGCAGCAGGCCACGCTCGCGAACGTCGCGCCCGGCATCGCCGAAGCGCTGGTGGCCACCGCGATCGGCCTGTTCGCCGCGATCCCGGCGGTGGTTGCCTACAACCGCTACGCACACGAGATCGATCGTCTCGCGAGCCGCTTCGAGACCTTCGTCGAGGAGTTCTCGAACATCCTGCAGCGTCAGGCGCAATAA
- the ybgC gene encoding tol-pal system-associated acyl-CoA thioesterase translates to MRAMNPPNRPPGPPETAFSFDWPVRVYYEDTDAGGIVFYANYLKYFERARTEWLRACGLDQRRLGDQTGAMFVVRDTAVDYRAPARLDDLLTVKSRIERFGRASLSFVQEAWLGGVLLASGRIGIGWVERETLRPTGIPPVVRTALERGPMQCLSTADA, encoded by the coding sequence ATGCGCGCCATGAATCCGCCCAATCGACCGCCCGGACCGCCCGAGACCGCCTTTTCGTTCGACTGGCCGGTTCGCGTGTATTACGAGGACACCGATGCCGGCGGCATCGTCTTCTACGCGAACTACCTGAAGTATTTCGAGCGGGCCCGCACCGAATGGCTGCGGGCATGCGGCCTCGACCAGCGCCGGCTGGGAGACCAGACCGGCGCGATGTTCGTGGTGCGCGACACCGCGGTCGACTATCGCGCCCCGGCACGGCTCGACGACCTGCTGACCGTCAAGAGCCGGATCGAGCGGTTTGGCCGCGCCTCGCTGAGCTTCGTCCAGGAAGCCTGGCTCGGCGGCGTGCTGCTCGCATCCGGCCGCATCGGCATCGGCTGGGTCGAGCGCGAAACACTGCGCCCGACGGGCATTCCGCCCGTGGTGCGCACGGCACTCGAGCGGGGTCCGATGCAATGTCTGTCAACGGCCGACGCATGA
- a CDS encoding SDR family NAD(P)-dependent oxidoreductase, which translates to MIVFVTGASAGFGAAIARAFVKGGHRVVASARRKDRLDALAAELGEALLPVELDVRDRAAVAAVLKGLPAAFTEIDVLVNNAGLALGVEPAQKASLDEWQTMIDTNCSGLVTVTHTLLPGMIARGRGHIFNLGSVAGTYPYAGGNVYGATKAFVRQFSLNLRTDLLGTPLRVTDIEPGLCGGTEFSNVRFRGDDAKASNVYANVQPLTAEDIADTIYWIATRPAHVNINTVEMMPVAQAPAGLAVHRG; encoded by the coding sequence ATGATCGTGTTCGTCACCGGCGCATCCGCGGGATTCGGCGCCGCCATCGCCAGGGCCTTTGTCAAGGGCGGCCACCGCGTCGTCGCCAGCGCGCGCCGCAAGGATCGCCTCGACGCACTCGCCGCCGAACTGGGCGAGGCCCTGCTGCCCGTGGAGCTCGACGTGCGCGACCGCGCCGCCGTGGCCGCCGTGCTGAAGGGCCTGCCCGCCGCGTTCACCGAGATCGACGTGCTCGTCAACAATGCGGGTCTCGCGCTCGGCGTGGAGCCTGCCCAGAAGGCCAGCCTCGACGAGTGGCAGACCATGATCGACACCAACTGCTCGGGCCTCGTCACCGTCACGCACACGCTGCTGCCCGGCATGATCGCGCGCGGCCGGGGCCACATCTTCAATCTCGGCTCGGTCGCGGGTACCTATCCCTACGCCGGCGGCAACGTCTACGGCGCGACCAAGGCATTCGTCCGACAATTCAGCCTGAACCTGCGCACCGACCTGCTCGGCACGCCGCTGCGCGTGACCGACATCGAGCCGGGCCTCTGCGGCGGCACCGAGTTCTCGAACGTGCGCTTTCGCGGCGACGACGCCAAGGCCTCGAACGTCTACGCGAACGTCCAGCCGCTCACGGCCGAGGACATTGCCGACACCATCTACTGGATCGCGACGCGCCCGGCCCACGTCAACATCAACACGGTCGAAATGATGCCCGTCGCCCAGGCACCGGCCGGCCTCGCCGTGCACCGCGGCTGA
- the glyA gene encoding serine hydroxymethyltransferase yields MFDRAQSTIANVDPDLWQAIQQENQRQEDHIELIASENYTSPAVMAAQGSQLTNKYAEGYPGKRYYGGCEYVDVVEQLAIDRVKALFGAQAANVQPNSGSQANQGVFFAMLKPGDTIMGMSLAHGGHLTHGSPVNMSGKWFNVVSYGLDESEDIDYEAAERLAQEHKPKMIVAGASAFALKIDFERLAKIAKSVGAYLMVDMAHYAGLIAAGVYPNPVPHADFVTTTTHKSLRGPRGGVILMKSEYEKPINSAIFPGIQGGPLMHVIAAKAVAFKEAGSAEFKAYQQQVVENARVLAQTLVKRGLRIVSGRTESHVMLVDLQAKKITGKAAEAALGAAHITVNKNAIPNDPEKPFVTSGIRLGSPAMTTRGFGTKEAEIVGNLIADVLDNPEDAATLERVRAQVAELTRQFPVYR; encoded by the coding sequence ATGTTTGACAGAGCCCAAAGCACCATCGCGAACGTCGATCCCGACCTCTGGCAGGCGATCCAGCAGGAGAACCAGCGCCAGGAAGATCACATCGAGCTGATCGCCTCCGAGAACTACACGAGCCCGGCGGTGATGGCCGCGCAGGGCTCGCAGCTGACCAACAAGTATGCCGAGGGCTATCCCGGCAAGCGCTACTACGGCGGCTGCGAATACGTGGACGTGGTCGAGCAGCTGGCGATCGACCGGGTCAAGGCGCTGTTCGGCGCGCAAGCGGCCAACGTGCAGCCGAACTCGGGCTCGCAGGCCAACCAGGGCGTGTTCTTCGCGATGCTCAAGCCGGGCGACACGATCATGGGCATGAGCCTGGCGCACGGCGGGCACCTCACGCACGGCTCGCCGGTGAACATGTCGGGCAAGTGGTTCAACGTGGTGAGCTACGGCCTGGACGAAAGCGAGGACATCGACTACGAGGCGGCCGAGCGGCTCGCGCAGGAGCACAAGCCGAAGATGATCGTGGCGGGGGCCTCGGCATTCGCGCTGAAGATCGACTTCGAGCGCCTGGCGAAGATCGCGAAGTCGGTGGGCGCGTACCTGATGGTGGACATGGCGCACTACGCGGGGCTGATCGCGGCTGGGGTGTATCCGAACCCGGTGCCGCACGCGGACTTCGTGACGACGACCACGCACAAGAGCCTGCGCGGGCCGCGCGGCGGCGTGATTCTGATGAAGTCGGAGTACGAGAAGCCGATCAACTCGGCGATTTTCCCCGGGATTCAGGGCGGCCCGCTGATGCACGTGATCGCGGCGAAGGCGGTGGCGTTCAAGGAAGCGGGCTCGGCGGAATTCAAGGCGTACCAGCAGCAGGTGGTGGAGAACGCGCGGGTGCTGGCGCAGACGCTGGTCAAGCGCGGGCTGCGGATCGTGTCCGGGCGCACGGAAAGCCACGTGATGCTGGTGGACCTGCAGGCGAAGAAGATCACGGGCAAGGCGGCGGAAGCGGCGCTGGGCGCGGCGCACATCACGGTGAACAAGAACGCGATCCCGAACGACCCGGAGAAGCCGTTCGTGACGAGCGGGATTCGTCTGGGCTCGCCGGCGATGACGACGCGCGGGTTCGGCACGAAGGAGGCGGAGATCGTGGGCAACCTGATCGCGGACGTGCTGGACAATCCGGAGGACGCGGCCACGCTGGAGCGCGTGCGCGCGCAGGTGGCCGAGCTGACCCGGCAGTTCCCGGTCTACCGCTGA